CAGATGCGATTTTGCTAATTTGTGCGATTTTAACAAATGAACAATTAACAGACTATATTACCTTAGCTACTGAACTTGGCTTATCCGTTTTAACAGAAGCTCATAATCAAGAGGAAGTCCAAGCAGCGGTTGCAGCTGGCAGCCGGATTGTTGGTGTCAATAATCGTCAGCTACATGATTTTTCTGTTGATTTCCAAAATAGTATTTCGCTTCGTCAGCATGCACCAGCTGATATCATCTTTGTTGCTGAAAGTGGCATTCAAACGGCAGCTGATATTGACAGTTTAAGAGCAAATAAAGTCGATGCTGTCTTGATTGGGGAAACCATCATGCGGGCAGATGACAAAAAAGCGAAAATTAAAGAACTTAGAGGCGATTAAATGGTTAAAGTTAAAATTTGTGGGCTACAAACGCAAGCAGATATAGAAGCTGCTAATCGCAGTCAGCCCGACTACATCGGTTTTATTTTCGTAAAACAATCAAAGCGTTCTATTTTACCAGACCATGCCAATAGACTTCGTCAGTTATTAAATAAGCCCATTCAAGCAGTGGGGGTATTTGTGAATGAAGAGCATGCACGAATTGTTGACATTGCTCAAGCAGGAACGATTGACCTCGTACAATTGCACGGCGACGAGGACGACAACTATATCCACACACTCAAAAAAGCATTAGAAATACCCGTTATTAAGGCCGTTAGTGTCGGTAAAAAAGTTGAAGCGAGTAGTCAATCAGCTGACTACCTTTTGTTTGATACAGAAACTGTTGAGCGAGGTGGTAGTGGGCAAGCCTTTGATTGGGGGCTTATTTCAGAATTTAACAAGCAGCCATTCTTTTTAGCGGGAGGATTAAATACTGAGAATATTCAAGCAGCACTAGCTGTTGTTCAACCATTTGCTCTTGATGTCAGTAGCGGTGTTGAGACAGATGGCAAAAAAGATCCACAAAAAATGCGAGATTTTGTGGAAAAAGTAAGGGAGCAAACAAGATGACAAAAGGAAGATTTGGAGATTTCGGTGGACAATACATCCCCGAAACCTTGATGACAGAAATTCACCGTGTAGAGGAAGCCTACAATTTTTATAAGGAAGACCCTGAATTTCAAGAGGAGTTAACACAATTATTAAATGATTATGCAGGCCGACCATCACGTTTGTATTATGCTAAAAATATGACCGAAGACTTAGGCGGCGCTAAAATTTATTTGAAACGAGAAGATTTGAATCATACCGGATCGCATAAGATTAATAATGTGCTTGGGCAAGCGCTATTAGCAAAACGAATGGGTAAAACACGTTTAATTGCTGAAACAGGTGCAGGTCAACATGGCGTTGCAACAGCCACAGCAGCAGCTCTTTTAAACATGGAATGCGAAGTTTTTATGGGAGAAGAAGATACGGATAGACAAGCGTTAAATGTTTTTCGTATGGAGTTGATGGGAGCGAAAGTGAATAGTGTGACGAAAGGAACACGTACCTTAAAAGATGCAGTTAATGAAACCATGCGCGAATGGACGAACCGCGTTGACGATACTCACTATGTATTAGGATCAGTGATGGGACCGCATCCTTATCCGACTATGGTACGTGATTTCCAAAGTATTATTAGCCGAGAAATTAAGGAAAGTATGCTCGAAAAAGAAGGAAAATTGCCTGATGCTGTATTAGCTTGCGTCGGCGGCGGATCGAATGCGATTGGGGCTTTCTTTCATTTTATCGACCATCCTGAAGTAGCTTTAATTGGTTGTGAAGCAGCTGGGAAGGGAGTATCAACAGGACAGCACGCGGCAACGATGGCTGAAGGGACAACCGGAATTTTCCACGGTATGAAGAGCCTGTTTTGCCAAGATGAGTTTGGGCAAATTGCGCCTGTTTATTCCATTTCTGCTGGCTTAGATTACCCTGGCATTGGGCCAGAGCATGCGCATCTCCATACTAGCAAACGGGCGAGCTATGAGGCGATTACCGATGATGAAGCAGTAGCGGCATTTGAATATTTATCTAAGATCGAAGGCATTATCCCTGCTATTGAATCATCACATGCGGTTGCCTATGCACAAAAGTTAGCGCCGACTATGTCCAAGGACCAAACCATCGTTATTTGCCTATCTGGTCGTGGTGACAAGGACGTTGCTGCCATTGCGCGCTATAAAGGAGAAGATATTTATGAATAAGATTCAAGATGCTTTTCACAACAAAAAGGCCTTTATTACTTATTTAATGGCGGGGGATCCCAACCTTGACCAGTCAGCTAAGCATATTTTAGCGTCTCAAGCAGCTGGAGCTGATTTGATTGAAATTGGTATTCCTTTTTCAGATCCTATCGCAGAAGGACCAGTCGTAGAAAATGCTAGTGTGCGTGCGCTTGCTGCTGGTGTTCGTTTGAATCATGTTTTTGATATGGTCGCTAGCATCAAAGACCAGATGCATGTTCCCATGGTGTTTATGACCTATTTAAACCCCGTTTTTGTTTACGGCTATGATGCTTTCTTTGCCAAGTGTCAAGAGATCGGTATTTCCGGTATCATTATTCCCGACCTTCCTTTCGAAGAGCAGGAAGAAGTGAAGGCAGTCGCAAAACAATACGGGATTGCAGTGATCACCTTAATCGCGCCAACGTCCCTCTCTCGCATTAAAGAAATTGCCAAGCAAGCAGAAGGATTTATCTATTTAGTATCTTCAATGGGGGTAACAGGTGTTCGCCAAGATATTACGACTGACATCGATACACTTGTTAAACAGATTAAAGAAGTGACAACCACTCCTGTAGCAGTTGGTTTTGGAATTAGCCACCCCCAACAAGTTGCTCATTTCTCCAATATGGCCGATGGCGTTATCGTCGGCAGTGGGATTGTTCGACTGGTTGAAGAACATTTAGAAGAAGCAGAACCTTATGTTTATGATTATATTCATAAAATGCAGGCAGCGCTTCGGTAAATAAAAAGTAGTTAAGGACATTAACCAAAAGGCTAGTGTCGTCACCTAGAGATTCAAATAAAGGAAGAGCGTAGGCATGAATAGCAGCAGATTATGAATGAAACCAAATATCTAAAACTTTAAAACCAAACATTGATAAATATAAAATAATAATCATTCGTCTTTAGAATTTTTAAATTAAATATAGATTAATTTATTTTCAATTAAGCTTTAAAAAACGAACAAAATGTGATAGTATCTATTTATCAAAATGAAAATGAGGTGCCCAATGGAACGCATTTATCAAGGTAAAACCAAAGATGTTTATGCTAAGGAAGACGGCAACATTCGTTTGTTTTTTAAGGATGATATGACAGGGAAAGATGGTGTTTTTGATCCAGGTGAAAATCAAGTTGGCTTAACAGTTGATGGATCAGGACGATCAGGTTTAGCAGTCAGTCAGTACTTTTTTGAACACTTAGAAGCAAACGGTATTGCGACACATTACTTAGCAGCAGACTTGGATGAAAAGACGATGGATGTAAAAAAAGCAACCGTCTTTGGTCAAGGACTTGAAGTCATTTGCCGTTTCAGAGCATTTGGTAGTTTTATTCGTCGCTATGGTGCCTACATTGAATCTGGCGAGCCACTAGCTAGCTATGTGGAAGTCACTATCAAAGATGATGACCGTCAAGATCCAGTTATCAGTGAAGATGCCCTTAATTTGTTAGGTATCTTAAAAGAAGACGAATACCACATTATTAAAGAAAAAACCATTCAAATTTCAACACTTATTAAAGAAGAATTAGCGGCTAAAGGATTAGACCTATACGATATTAAGTTAGAGTTTGGTCGTTCTGCTGAAACTGGCGAAGTTATTCTAATTGATGAATTATCAGGCGGTAACATGCGCGTCTTCAATGGTGATCAATCTGTTTATCCCCTTGATTTAGAAACTTACTTATTTTAGAAAAAAATAACGGCTGAAACTGTCGACTGGGAAATAAAATCACTCTTACTCGACAGATTAAGCAATTATTCTCAAATAAAAAAGGAAGCTACTAGGATAATTATCCTAGCAGCTTCCTTTTTTATAGACTAGGGGATTATAAGTTCAGCCATCAATGTCTAGCTCCCAAGTCCTGACCTAGTGAAAAAAAGATAAATTTGCCCCATTGCGCGCTTCGCTGCTCGCTAACGCATATCATTCGACTAACCCGCTGAAGCGTGAAGTCTCCTGACAATTCAGGGTCAAATTTCCTATTTTTTCATAGGCCAAGGCGGACTTGTCCGCTTTTCTTATTTAATATCTGCATCCACACGGTCTAACACCAAATGGTAGCCATTCTCACCGTAATCTAAACACCGTTTCACACGTGAAATCGTTGTTGAAGATGAACCCGTTTTTTCTTGAATATGGGTATAGGTTTCACCAGAGCGAATCAGTTTAGCTACTTGTAGGCGTTGTTTCATTGACAACAATTCATTTGCTGTGCATAAATCTACGAAAAATTGGTAGCATTCCTCTATAGTTTCCAACGCTAATATCCCTTCAAACAAGTCATCCATTTCCTGATCTTTAAATTGATTCATCTTTCCAACAATCTCCTTTTTTATATCTAACTCTCTCATTATTCACTTTACCACAATAAAGCGGTAAAAAACATTGTTTATTGCTAACCGTTATGTTATTTTAATATTAACACTTTATTGGAGTAAAGTGGTAGAGTAATAAAGCAAACGAGGTGAAAGCATGACCAATCAAACGATATTAAAGCAATACCAGCTTGTTAATGACTATATGAACCGTCTCGACCAA
This genomic interval from Jeotgalibaca arthritidis contains the following:
- the trpB gene encoding tryptophan synthase subunit beta: MTKGRFGDFGGQYIPETLMTEIHRVEEAYNFYKEDPEFQEELTQLLNDYAGRPSRLYYAKNMTEDLGGAKIYLKREDLNHTGSHKINNVLGQALLAKRMGKTRLIAETGAGQHGVATATAAALLNMECEVFMGEEDTDRQALNVFRMELMGAKVNSVTKGTRTLKDAVNETMREWTNRVDDTHYVLGSVMGPHPYPTMVRDFQSIISREIKESMLEKEGKLPDAVLACVGGGSNAIGAFFHFIDHPEVALIGCEAAGKGVSTGQHAATMAEGTTGIFHGMKSLFCQDEFGQIAPVYSISAGLDYPGIGPEHAHLHTSKRASYEAITDDEAVAAFEYLSKIEGIIPAIESSHAVAYAQKLAPTMSKDQTIVICLSGRGDKDVAAIARYKGEDIYE
- the trpA gene encoding tryptophan synthase subunit alpha, with the protein product MNKIQDAFHNKKAFITYLMAGDPNLDQSAKHILASQAAGADLIEIGIPFSDPIAEGPVVENASVRALAAGVRLNHVFDMVASIKDQMHVPMVFMTYLNPVFVYGYDAFFAKCQEIGISGIIIPDLPFEEQEEVKAVAKQYGIAVITLIAPTSLSRIKEIAKQAEGFIYLVSSMGVTGVRQDITTDIDTLVKQIKEVTTTPVAVGFGISHPQQVAHFSNMADGVIVGSGIVRLVEEHLEEAEPYVYDYIHKMQAALR
- a CDS encoding phosphoribosylanthranilate isomerase, which translates into the protein MVKVKICGLQTQADIEAANRSQPDYIGFIFVKQSKRSILPDHANRLRQLLNKPIQAVGVFVNEEHARIVDIAQAGTIDLVQLHGDEDDNYIHTLKKALEIPVIKAVSVGKKVEASSQSADYLLFDTETVERGGSGQAFDWGLISEFNKQPFFLAGGLNTENIQAALAVVQPFALDVSSGVETDGKKDPQKMRDFVEKVREQTR
- a CDS encoding phosphoribosylaminoimidazolesuccinocarboxamide synthase, yielding MERIYQGKTKDVYAKEDGNIRLFFKDDMTGKDGVFDPGENQVGLTVDGSGRSGLAVSQYFFEHLEANGIATHYLAADLDEKTMDVKKATVFGQGLEVICRFRAFGSFIRRYGAYIESGEPLASYVEVTIKDDDRQDPVISEDALNLLGILKEDEYHIIKEKTIQISTLIKEELAAKGLDLYDIKLEFGRSAETGEVILIDELSGGNMRVFNGDQSVYPLDLETYLF
- a CDS encoding YerC/YecD family TrpR-related protein; its protein translation is MNQFKDQEMDDLFEGILALETIEECYQFFVDLCTANELLSMKQRLQVAKLIRSGETYTHIQEKTGSSSTTISRVKRCLDYGENGYHLVLDRVDADIK